The stretch of DNA GGTCAGCTCCGAGCTCAGATCCCAGATTTCGCTTTCGGCGCAGGCGTAGAAATCCTTGTCCGGCACGATCATGTCGGCCAGCTGGCCCACTTCGATGCGGCCCTTCTTGCCTTCTTCGTTGGAGAACCAGGTGGTGTTCTCGGTCCACATGCGCAGCGCCGCCTCGCGGTCCAGACAATTGGCGCGCGGGTACAGCTGCGCGCCGCTGACGGTTTTACCGGTGATCATCCAGGCCAGCGAGACCCAGGGATTGTACGAGGCCACGCGGGTGGCGTCGGTGCCGGCGGAGGTTTTCACGCCGGCGTCGATGATCTTCCTGATCGGCGGCGTGGCTTCGGCGGCGCCGTGACCATAGCGCTCGATGAAGTATTCACCCTGGTAGGCCATGCGGTGCTGCACGGCGATGCCGCCGCCCAGCGCGGCGATGCGGTCGATCGACTGGTCCGAGATGGTTTCGGCATGGTCGAAGAACCAGTTCAGGCCTTCCAGAGGAATGTCCTGGTTGACGCGTTCAAACACGTCCAGCGCGCGGCTGATGGTTTCGTCGTAGGTGGCGTGCATGCGCCATGGCCAGCGGTTCTGCGCCAGCACGCGCACCACGCCTTCCAGGTCGTCTTCCATCGATTCCGGCATGTCCGGGCGCGGCTGGCGGAAGTCCTCGAAGTCGGCGGCCGAGAAGGTCAGCATTTCGCCGGCGCCGTTGTGGCGGAAGTAGTCGTCGCCCTGCTGGTACTTGACGCTCTGCGTCCAGTTCAGGAAGTCTTCCTTCTCCTGCTTGGGCTTCTGCGTGAACAGGTTGTAGGCCATGCGCACCGTCAGCTGCTTGGCGTCCGACAGCTGCTGCACCACCTGGTAGTCTTCCGGGTAGTTCTGGAAGCCACCGCCGGCGTCGATCACGCCGGTCACGCCAAGCCGATTCAGTTCGCGCATGAAGTGGCGGGTCGAGTTGACCTGATACTCCAGCGGCAGTTTCGGCCCCTTGGCCAGCGTGGCGTACAGGATCGCGGCGTTCGGCTTGGCCAGCAGCAGGCCATTGGGATTGCCATTTGCGTCACGCAGGATCTGTCCGCCCTGCGGCTCCGGCGTGTCCTTGGTGTAGCCGACGGCGCGCAG from Duganella dendranthematis encodes:
- a CDS encoding amidohydrolase — protein: MTQTHSTPDLILHRGLFTTLDRSNPHAEAVAIKDGKFTAVGRANEVMALAGPNTKIIDLHGKRVLPGLIDNHCHIIRGGLNFNLELRWDGVRSLADAMAMLKAQVAITPAPQWVRVVGGFTEHQFAEKRLPTIEELNAVAPDTPVFILHLYDRALLNGAALRAVGYTKDTPEPQGGQILRDANGNPNGLLLAKPNAAILYATLAKGPKLPLEYQVNSTRHFMRELNRLGVTGVIDAGGGFQNYPEDYQVVQQLSDAKQLTVRMAYNLFTQKPKQEKEDFLNWTQSVKYQQGDDYFRHNGAGEMLTFSAADFEDFRQPRPDMPESMEDDLEGVVRVLAQNRWPWRMHATYDETISRALDVFERVNQDIPLEGLNWFFDHAETISDQSIDRIAALGGGIAVQHRMAYQGEYFIERYGHGAAEATPPIRKIIDAGVKTSAGTDATRVASYNPWVSLAWMITGKTVSGAQLYPRANCLDREAALRMWTENTTWFSNEEGKKGRIEVGQLADMIVPDKDFYACAESEIWDLSSELTIVGGNIVYAAGAFASHDLPPPPAMPDWSPVRRFGGYAGWGEKQGTSRAALKELEQRQLKQKREREQQAAACGCANNCNVHGHQHANSWGSKAPVSDLKSFWGALGCACWAV